The window AATTTTCTCACGTACCACTAGGGGTACACGTACCCTTAATTGGCAATAATTGTTCTAGTGCCTAAATATAACTCTAAATATAAAACCATCTTAAATTAAAGCCTTATATTCAGACCAATACCGGCCAGCAGCCACACTGCTCTTTACTCATCTGTGATTCAGCCTGTTTACATCACTTCCTAAgagatttattatttttctttatttatttttctttattatttttttactgcacAAGGTGGAGCAGGAACAATGACATTGATTATAAAACATGGGTGTCATTTTGTATGAGGAGGACATCTGCAGTAGAGTGCGTGGGACTATACCAACTTTGGAGAGGGGCGAACGGCCATACAGTGTATAGGGTCCGATAATTTCCACGTTAACGTAATTGTGAAATTGGCGAATAAaacagaatctactgttaaagaTTGTGGAGTCTGATACCACAGTTGTGGGAAAACACCCTACGGTACCCCTTCTCAAACAGCGGAACCACCACCCCAATCTGCCAATCTGCCCCAATCTGCCAAACCAAGACTATGTCTGAACTATGTCACAACTTCTCatcagctcaggctccttccccacctgAGAGGTGATATTCCACGTGCACAGAGCCAGCTTCTGCGGttgaggattggaccgccaaggtccctgCTTTTAGCTACCACCCTTCTCACACTGCACATGATGTCTTTGGCCCCTCCTATGAGTGGTGAGAGCAAATGGAGGGGGAACCCACCTTGCCTCTCTGGGCTGGGGCCCATAGGTGCAGGCCCGCCCACCGGGCGCTCGCCATTGTGCCCCACcaccaggcctggctccagagtgGGGCCCACAACCAGGCAAGGGAAAACTCTATCCTAAATTGTCAGTCATCATTGGAACCTTCTGAAATACTCTTTGTCAGGTCCCTCCTCTATGATCTGTTTGTTTTCGGTGAGTCCACCAGGGATATAAAATTTAGCTCCTTGGATCATTATTTCGGACAAGCAAACTCCTCCACTGGATAAATTGATACCTCAAAAAGGAGGACCAACATCCCTAAAGAGTAAAAGAGACATTCATTCTGACAAGTTGTGAAAACTATCCTGACCAGTACAGTATAACATTTACTGGGtattatttttgcaataaagcaATTCCTACATTTTGACAGTGGAATCATTAAGTACCTGTGGTGTGTCATGTCCGTGGTGTTTCAGACCTCCTGACGTAATCCAGATTACATGTTAGTGATGACTAGAGATTACTGCACCATCATGACTGATTTAGGTATTAACTCACTGATACCGCCCTGataaaccttttccactgagcAGATGAGGTATCCCAGGTCAGGTGGAACAGCGTTTTGGAGAATTCATGagcatttcaaaaaaataaagtacaaaataagtaaaaaagcCAATAACCAAGGAATAGACTTGTAAAGTCACTTATAATGGTCTTGGATTGCAATTTGAATATTATAGGCCATCACATAGCTGTTTTAGTCATtttattaatcaattattattttacaatgaATATTATTAGTTGCAGTGATATTTCTGTAAGTACTACATCATTAATTATATGACTAACGTCAGCACAAACATTAGAGGGTGTCTGTTTCAAATCTAATTATCCAAACAGACCAATGTAAATTGCAATACAATAATTTTATGGGGTAACATCTTTGATTGTCACTGCCGTGATAATAAtaggaaaaatggcattgccCTCTGGTGGACATGTGTGTTACTGGACAATTGCTTTCATTTCCAGTGTTGTCAATTATGTTGGTGGGACAATCCACATTAAAATACATAGGTAAAGCTATAAAATACCACTATAAATCAGCATGtaaaattaatgtaataaaaataaatacatgacaaGGTTGTCGGAAGTTTTTGGATGACCTCTAATACGTACTTCGCTGACActcatataaaatattatattatcaaTTTCAAGTTTTTGCCTCCTGTTCCATTTGCCTTAAATAACTTCTCAATTCATGCATAAAAACCTTCATCAAATCATCTTCTCGTCTATGTACCTGTTACAGTGTCTTTAGGTGAGGATGCATGTGAGTGTCCATGCACAATTGGACACAAGTAAAGTCACATTGTTTCCGCCAATCTAATAGAGAACTCATATGTACAATATGCTATTTGTCCTATTGGTTGCCTCTGTATCCTTGTGCAGGATACTGAAAGTGCAGAGTTTTGGTGTCATGGTGCATGCCTTAATTCATAATTGAATGCAAATGTTGCAGGATAAATACACAAGGAATATCAGTCACAGATGGTCACCGCTGATCTTCAGCAGCACGTCCCATGTTGCCAATTACACATGCAAGGTTAGAACAGACTATACTTACTGTTGGTGATCTTTTGTAAGCCAAGCACATCCTCGGGTGTGATGACGCTGTTTCTGCGCAGTTCTTCCTCGGTGGTAACAGGGATGCCCATGTCTGATGAGTTGCAGCCTTGCTGCACTTTCATGTCCGGTGAGGAGCACTTGTGCGTGAAGCAGCCTGGCGGGAAAGAAGAGCTTTTTGACAGCAGCTGTGTAGAGCTGTGCGATGCTCTCAGCGTCGTCGTGGCCGGAGGAGGCGATTTGCTTGCGTCGAAGGCTGCCTTAatacaacaccaccaccaccgtgcAGAGAGCAGGCTCAGTGCCCCGGTCCAAAATAGCCCATTCTCCGCGCCTCGCACCTCCCCTTCTCCTCTCGATCCGGTAAAAGATCAAAATCAGCCCTTAGCTCCCTCCCTCCTTTACTCGCTCGAGGCTCATCGGCTCTCTCACAGGCTATTTAATCCAAATCCTGCAGCTTTAAGCGTGCACTGTGCACGTCTGACAGTCTGCACTCGTCTCATCAACACTGTGACCATTTTACACACtgcctctctctctgtctctcctcAGGTAAACATGTCTATAATACTATATCTGACATACACGCACTCTGCAGGGGCAGTGCACCATTAAATCCAGTAGATGGTGCtattcagcttttttttcccaatatacCGTATACAGCACGGGTATTTAATACCGAGTAATTTCATCAACTAGTAATACATTATCAAGCAAAAGTCTTTATGTAATTTTCTGCAGCAGTTATTATACATTTAAATCAAACCTTGTAGAGCCGTGGTGCACGGGCCAAAGAAGAAGCCATTACATTTTAgcgaggatctggataaaggtgatTTGACATCATTAACCCAGAATTACACAATTTACAAAAAGATATTCGGCTTAAGGGTGACATTTCAgaatgaacctaaaatgcactcCCGCATTGTCGTTCAAATGTTGCGGCTTCACTCAATTACgggttttcaaacatatattatgCTTACggtatatatgcatatacagtatatgcacatttaagcaaattgtatgtatatttttaaacataataATGGCTAAATGGACACAAATACAATGCTAGGCCATTAAGaggatgattcatattttgttattcactaggtgtcagtaattgttcagtgagacaagcactagacttgatggccacaacaacaggcttttattgcaggtttaaatgctCTCACAATAGGCATGGTAATAATAACATACCGTCATTtatggtgtataagccgctacttttttcttaaactttgaaccctgcggcttatagagcggtgcggctaatttatggctaagttctTGTGAcagctcctttacttcagaactcctacaaatttgtttaaatactgtgccgcttgtgagtcagtgaggaaacagcagctctttctttggcaggagccaatcacgagctatcagtgcacttacaacgagtttgtcaacccattggaaaaaatataacaatgcaaCAGTCTGACCCATAGTGTTGTCTTACTAAGAGCACAAAACtcgtcacacagcaacttaacactccaaaggtatacctgataaatatgcaaacatgtaccaatacatgaaatgaaaaaaaacaacatgtggaattgtgaattgttacATGAatgtattccatccatccattctatgctgcttatcctcactagggtcgtgcaggtatgttggagcctattaCAGCTgacttacatatatatataactataaataaattaaaccataaccataccTCCAGTGCTCATGTTTGCTTTTCCGGGGACGGTGCCCCATTCCCACATTGCAATCAGGCCTACTTCAGCCACGCTGGACTGTTCCCTGCCAAAGCTTCCTGTTGCTTCAAATGTTTGCTTTAGCTCCAGTATCGCTTGTGCCTCATTTTCCTGTTCCCTACTTTCTTCCTAGTAGtgaatattttatgtttttgctcTTTGATCTTCTGTCAAGtgtattttatatctttatttTTAAGGCTACCCTCAAAATAAAATTCTATAAAGCTCCCCTGTAGGTGCCTGTTGTCCATCATTGCAAAACAAAGGCTGACacgaaaatacaaaaaacaaaaaactttctCTGGATCTTGCAATACTTTCTCGAAATATCTCGCAATAGTTCCCTcggcattttgcttttttttctccccatgttattttttttcataccaTGTTTTTTCTATGTCTTCGGCCTCTCTTAGTTTGTACTTTGTTTCCTCTTGTGTGTTTTGCCCTTttgttgctgtcatttttttcaaggaTTCTTGCTAGTGAGTTTTTCCACACCTGTGTGCTTCTTTCATTTAACAAATTGTTAAACAACACTTTGCCGGAgtctctgctttggggtccacAGTTTTGGTCATACcataccaaaccaaaccaaaccaagcaATACAGTAAAGTTTTCACCAGTTTGATAACAGAAACTATGTTTGtaaaactgataaaaaaaaaaatatttttccagagTGGACACTGGACAATTTCATTCTAGATCTCCTTATGATTTTCTGTTAGCGGCAATGGAGGACGCCTTGCCTTCAATTTAATTAAGctattaaaacattattacCTAATGTGTGACCGTGATTAAGGAAATTTTGAACAAGAATTCATAAGGGTGAAGGTTTCACTTACATAGTGAATGCAATGATAAGTAAACAAATAATTGCATTTTGCAAGAGAATCACATAAcaagaaataagaaaaaaaactgtactttttaaaatgtgtatttatttccaTTGGAAAGTTTCCAGATGCCAGCATCCCTGAGAAGGTGTAAATGTAAATCTTCTTGACGGGCCCATGGATGAGCTCGAGTGGACCAGCCAAAAGATGATCATGTCTGCGTAAAGTACAATCCTGCACGTCCACTTTTCCTCTTGTTCAATGATAAAAATGTCATTGGAGCAGAGGTCCTGTGTGGATTTCGTGAGACGATACCTACTGCAAGGCCGCATGTGCAGTGGTGATAATAAATGGTACGTTATTCTAAGGGAGACCGCTGTGATGTGTAAGCTGATTGGCATCACTGTAACTGGAACACAGAGGTGTGAGTAAATGCAATAAAAGGGTTGAAATAGCACCTAAACATATTTTCAACACAAACGGCTAACTATGAAGAAAACATGATCTTTTGTGGATGAGGTCTGGAGACAGTGAGCATTCGCCACCTACTATTTTTTACCAATAGTACAGCTACTCTGGAAGTGAGTGAACTTCTCACACATACCCCCAAATTGTGCTGACAAAATCAGTAACAATATTCAGAAGCAATCTGCTTGTGCAGGAAAGTGGTCACAAATTTGAAAGGCCCTGCAGTTGATAAGCGTGACCTTTTTGCCAACGGAGGCCTGTCCGAGTCTATGCGCTCATCTCGAAGCAGCCTCTGCGGTGCGTCTGCATGTCTTTCACCCTGCGGATGGACTGGATCTGAGGGTGGTGGGCTCCCCACTCATTCCAGTGCTTGTAAGAGCCCATTTCCAATATATACTGGTAACCACGGTAGCCAGGGTACTGGTAGGCCACCCACCTATGAAGAAGACGCATGTGTTACTCACTCAACGGCCATAACATGACGTACACCCGTACATCTGAACaatgtttatttcaaggaaAGTCGAGAAAATGAGATCAAATACATCAAATTACAAGACAATTTCATAACAGTTGTTATTGTTCGTGTAGACTGCAATGCATCACTCTGAGAGGTGTTTTGACACACTTATGGATGTAAATGAAACACCGACACTTTACTTATTTACCAATATAAAACTGACAGACAGGTCATCTAGACAGGAGTTTTATGCAGTCAATAATTCAAATCCTAACACCACTATTATTTTCCAGTAATGGGTAATCTATTTCATTTCAAATATGACGACGGCGTTACCGTTACCGACTGTGAAATGTGACCcattattatgcactgataGGTATATGGGTGGTATGGATGTTGCTTGAGTCACCATTGTTCATTGTTACTACTATTACACTACTGCCCCCCtgcgttttggtagagaattgcaagtgtaacggatgccagcctgtgaggctgtgcaagtgtacgttggtaaacctcactccctttgCCTTGAGAGCTGTGCTGAACATGCGAACAGgttgggcttttggccgtgtggtcagcgctctcgtctcccattgcgaaggtcatGAGTTCGAGCCCCAATGCGGCCAGCAtgaagcagggcgggttacacaaaTAGTGAACCGTCAATCCTAATCTTATTAAACAACGATCTCACACCACTACAAAGTAAATAAGTAACGTAATAATTACTTTCACGGGTAAGTACTTACATTTATGAAATAGTAATTCCATTACTAATTAAATTAGATTTtaggaaagtaactagtaagaataactaattactttttgaaaagtaaTTTTCCCAACactgctaattttaagataatgctAATCAATGAAGATCAGCTAAGAAAGATGATATTCTATTTATTGTAATCTATCAGTTGTTGTTTTGCTGACTGAATACACGATTTTAAaagttatttcatattttaaataatttttccccaaaaatgggaaaaagaagCATGGCCTTATAGTTGGGTCAATGCCGTAAATATTCAACAGTACACTTTTGTAGTCCTAATAAAGGGTCTGGACTGTGTAATGTATATGAAACAATTTCTTCATCTTCATACTGAATGTCATtttcacatacagtagttgGACACAGCTCAAAATGAAAATACTTACATTCCACCCGTGACCTGAATGCTAGCGACGCGGTCCTGGAAGCCATAAGACCAAAGGCTTGGAATATCCTCATCACACACCTCCATCTTGCGACCCTCAAAGTTTGTGCACTCGTACAGGCAAATTTTGTGGTCCTGGGGgtcctaaaacacacacacaacactccATGGTTTACTGCTTGTCTTACTTCATGTAACATGTAacaaaaattcattcattttcaatcacttatcacctgattcaatcacctgactgtgtgtacaccttggactggccaccagccaatcacagggcacaattaggcaaacagccattcacactcacagtaacacctatggacaatttagagtcatccACCTCAACCgaagatgcatgtttttggaacgtgggaggaatccggagaaaacctacaCAAGCAAGGGGATAACGTGCAAATTCCACGCATAGATTTGAATCCAGACCCACATGCTCAGCCAAGCTGAGTCGCGATATATGTGTCTTAAATGTATCATATCGTTGGCAGTGTCTGGAGATGCACATGCCGAGTAGATACCTGTAGTATACAAAGTATGTACTTCTACTGAACTTACCATTTTGACTGGCCTGACTGACATGAGGCGGTCACACCTATAGCTGTTGGACCAGGTGTCCCAACGGGGGTACTCTCCTTTCTCCAGGATGAACATCTCACCATTCAGGTTTTGCTGCTCAAAACCCACCCAACTGCAtggagacatacagtacaacacATGTATGACATCTGTTTTTACCACAGGAGCCTGTACTTCAGGATTAATCAACAAAATTGTTCTGCCATCCACAGTTTCAGAAAGCCCACTGGCATAGATCGTCTAGCAGTTGAGCCATTAGTCCAACAATCAAAcaagaaactaaaaaaaaacaagaaaacttaactTTGTTTTGAAACATGTATATATCTACAtgagttgtttaaaaaaattaaacatacaACATCAGAGGGGCCGTtgaatccttttatttttcagtatgcaaccTTCAgtggcaaaagtttggacaccctgcaaTGGTCTAAGATCGACTATATGAGAGGAGCGTTTCATTTGAGTAAGCAGTGCGCTACTTTTGCTCACAAAAATGCAGAGGAGTGATTGTCCCACTCAGGAAAATAGATGTCTATTAAACAGAGGAGTCAAAAGATTGTCCGAATAAAAGGCAcgactacatttttttaaccaaaaaatataacaacatcCCCCCCTAGCTAGCATGTggtaccaatagtggtttaaaagaacagattgaacaaataaatgtctatatttgcaAGTTAAACTTTATATAAATTGGCGGAAATTGTTGTTCAGACTGAACAAGATGACTGATCGATCAGTCATGGCTGGCTTCATACTCACGCGtccacaaacacaaaagcagtctcagagaggcgatgaacaatttgcagtcatgatGTTGTAGCTAATGgtagctaacgttagtagctaaacttagccAAATCATTTTCACTAGctgacaataaaaacataactaGTGTTACGTCGGGCATAGCTTTCAGCCTCAACGTAGGAAGAAGATGGGAAGTACAAACTCGAGGCAGCCCTTCTCTGTGACATACGGGAGCTTTAAGAGTTTCTGCAAAAGAATTCATTCAGAATGATTGTTTGTAggatttgttaaaaaaaaaaaaaggaaacgtaAACAGAAGTCTCTATGTTATCTGTGGGCTGGTGTTTGTTCGTGGAACGCCAGTTGCTATCCTATCTGACAGCAGTTGTCATGACTTACGGTCCATTCTCTACCCGGATGGAGCCGATTCTCTCGAAACCCTTCTCGCACAGGTTATGGCACTCTCCAAACAGGTCCAGTCTACGGCCCTGGAAGTTCTCAAATTCAAAGAGGTATATCTGTTGAGAAGAACAAGCACACAAGTGATTTATTTAGGAATATTTTAGTTGCACTCTGACCTCATCTGTGTGACTTTTAGTACCTTGTGACTGCGCAGGCCCATGGCAGAGTGGCTGCCAATGCTGCCTTGAGCACCTGAGTGAGACATGATCGGATCTACAGAGAAGTAggaagaaacacacacatttacaagcTACGAGAGTATTCTGGGTACACTTTTCCTTGAAAAAACATGGAAAGCTTTTtgttttaacgtaatttccagTTAAATCAACATTACGATCTAATCTCGGTTCAATCTTAATGGACTTCTCCGTCAATTTCCAGTTATACCCTCTTGAATTTGTCCTGCCAGAGAAAAACCTATTTGCCAAAATATCCCCAGTGTAATAAATCACACCCTGCGACACCACATGCCAATCTTCCATCTGCTCACTCAAGGCTGATGAGAAGAAACACACGGGAAAAACAGCGCTTTCATCCTTCTCGCTATTTTCTGCAGGTTCCACAGTGAAAACTTACTGTTACACAAGCAGGCAGAAATGGCTCGACCTATGGAGAAAGTGATGGGCACTGTGTGAGCGAGTggggatatatatatacatttacatcCACTGCTACTGAGTAGAGAGGGAGGATGCTCCCTCCTCATTGGCCGCACGCTGTTTGGAGCATGCAACCAGGGGTCAAAGGTCACAATGCTTATCTGTGGCGGACAAATCGTGCTGACTTGGCGGACTGTTTTGTTGTGCAGCCCTATTGTTGGAAGGCCGGACATTCACTGTCATCAGCATTAAGTTAAacatactctcacacacacacacacacagtcttttTACTACTTTAATCTCTTGGTTTTATCTCCAGTTTTGTACTGTATTCTCTTCAGATTTTTGGTGAAGCTGGTTCATGGAGGCTCAGGAACAGACAGGTTGTGCCATTATGATCCTGGGGGGTGAAtactctaagtcaggggtgaaAAATCAacggatgcgggggccacttttacatttttgaaaccaACCCATGCAGATATGCatacacattttttatatttaaagaaaaaaacagcccgcATCTCagcttgattgttttttttcttcttttcttcttcttcttcttcttcttttttttttttttttttacaaatagttAAACTTCTTCTCGTACATTTTATCTTggataatattctgacttaattctcataatattacaatattctaTTATAATAATGCTGACTTTATTAttggaatattataactttgatccaaaaattgcagcttttagctttggtttgtttgtttctcataatattacaacattttttaaaaattatatatttt is drawn from Dunckerocampus dactyliophorus isolate RoL2022-P2 chromosome 12, RoL_Ddac_1.1, whole genome shotgun sequence and contains these coding sequences:
- the crybb1l3 gene encoding crystallin, beta B1, like 3, which gives rise to MSHSGAQGSIGSHSAMGLRSHKIYLFEFENFQGRRLDLFGECHNLCEKGFERIGSIRVENGPWVGFEQQNLNGEMFILEKGEYPRWDTWSNSYRCDRLMSVRPVKMDPQDHKICLYECTNFEGRKMEVCDEDIPSLWSYGFQDRVASIQVTGGMWVAYQYPGYRGYQYILEMGSYKHWNEWGAHHPQIQSIRRVKDMQTHRRGCFEMSA